The proteins below come from a single Chryseobacterium bernardetii genomic window:
- a CDS encoding ERF family protein, which translates to MSIYKKLHQIQSKINGLGKDSRTNQYGYVSGAKVLEFVRPLMNDYGLLLKQEITSIDNERQDYKTGIGTQYEKPKSEILSKVMMKFTWIDVETGEKDENEFGANGQNDWEKGLGSALTYAERYFLLKYFHIPTDEDDIDNDLRKKIVDEKKSEVKETPPPPKQNTQPALKLLKVGSGAWKQLTEKVSKGETVTKEELKKYFDIKEVEKDLETLNIF; encoded by the coding sequence ATGTCAATATATAAAAAACTACACCAAATCCAATCTAAAATAAATGGATTGGGCAAGGATTCAAGAACAAACCAATATGGATATGTTTCAGGTGCTAAAGTTTTGGAGTTTGTACGGCCGCTTATGAATGATTATGGTTTGCTTCTAAAACAAGAGATTACATCAATTGATAATGAAAGGCAAGATTACAAAACAGGGATTGGTACTCAATATGAAAAGCCAAAGTCAGAAATCCTTTCTAAAGTAATGATGAAGTTTACTTGGATTGACGTTGAAACAGGGGAAAAGGATGAAAATGAATTTGGCGCAAATGGTCAGAATGATTGGGAAAAAGGGCTGGGATCAGCTCTAACATATGCAGAAAGATATTTCCTTTTAAAATACTTCCATATTCCAACTGATGAAGATGATATTGATAATGATTTGAGAAAAAAAATAGTTGATGAGAAGAAGTCTGAGGTGAAAGAAACTCCACCACCTCCAAAACAAAATACACAGCCGGCATTAAAGCTGTTAAAAGTTGGAAGTGGAGCCTGGAAGCAGTTAACAGAAAAAGTTTCCAAAGGTGAAACAGTCACCAAAGAAGAGTTAAAAAAATACTTCGATATCAAAGAAGTTGAAAAAGATCTAGAAACCTTAAACATATTCTAA
- a CDS encoding helix-turn-helix transcriptional regulator, with amino-acid sequence MNDKKLKELRKNAKLTQQELAELVGVDRRSIISYEKGESIPAPIAKLLHILLETDYLLKLEANEVNLIELETSNSIDLQIEDLKKDFSEKIEELTDLIRAYSLADRTYLRSIISHFDIKPKDISEAENIEEKLEIKKQ; translated from the coding sequence ATGAACGATAAAAAATTAAAAGAATTACGTAAGAATGCTAAATTAACTCAACAGGAACTTGCTGAGTTGGTGGGAGTTGATAGAAGAAGTATTATTAGTTATGAAAAAGGAGAAAGTATTCCGGCACCTATTGCGAAACTTCTTCACATTCTACTGGAAACTGATTATTTACTAAAACTAGAAGCCAATGAGGTCAATCTAATTGAGTTAGAAACAAGTAATTCTATTGATTTACAAATCGAAGACCTTAAAAAAGATTTTTCAGAAAAAATAGAAGAACTAACTGATCTGATAAGGGCTTATAGTTTAGCTGACAGAACATATCTACGAAGTATAATTAGTCATTTTGATATAAAACCTAAGGATATCAGTGAGGCAGAAAATATAGAAGAAAAACTAGAAATAAAAAAGCAGTAA